A part of Micromonospora chersina genomic DNA contains:
- a CDS encoding cysteine dioxygenase translates to MTSTDPSDPLTVAARWADPTRWPVPLRFDRAERWYARLAADDEHEVWALSWLPGQGTDLHDHGGSSGAFLVVAGALVEETVGGGRLRPHRLAAGTGRRFGPRHVHVVTNRDDQPAVSVHVYRPALRRMTRYRLAAGQLLVAEVAEAGVAW, encoded by the coding sequence ATGACCAGCACCGATCCGTCCGACCCGCTCACCGTCGCCGCCCGCTGGGCCGACCCGACCCGCTGGCCCGTGCCGCTGCGCTTCGACCGCGCCGAGCGGTGGTACGCGCGGCTCGCCGCCGACGACGAGCACGAGGTGTGGGCGCTGAGCTGGCTGCCCGGGCAGGGCACCGACCTGCACGACCACGGCGGCTCCTCGGGCGCCTTCCTGGTCGTCGCCGGCGCCCTCGTGGAGGAGACCGTCGGCGGTGGCCGGTTGCGCCCGCACCGGCTCGCCGCCGGCACCGGCCGGCGCTTCGGCCCCCGGCACGTCCACGTGGTCACCAACCGGGACGACCAGCCGGCGGTCAGTGTGCACGTCTACCGGCCCGCGCTGCGCCGGATGACCCGCTACCGCCTCGCCGCCGGGCAACTCCTGGTCGCCGAGGTGGCCGAGGCCGGCGTCGCCTGGTGA
- a CDS encoding ankyrin repeat domain-containing protein has translation MPDELDAETLAFAHRMFDLARAGTTDELAANVDAGLPVNLTNAKGDTLLILAAYHAHPETVGALLARGADPARTNDRGQTALAAAVFRRNAEAVRALLDAGADPEHGDPSAVETARFFDLPEMLTLLGRS, from the coding sequence ATGCCCGACGAACTCGACGCCGAGACGCTCGCCTTCGCCCACCGGATGTTCGACCTGGCCCGTGCCGGGACGACCGACGAGCTGGCGGCGAACGTGGACGCGGGGCTGCCGGTCAACCTGACCAACGCCAAGGGCGACACGCTGCTCATCCTGGCCGCGTACCACGCCCACCCGGAGACCGTGGGCGCGCTGCTCGCCCGCGGCGCCGACCCCGCCCGGACCAACGACCGGGGGCAGACGGCGCTCGCCGCGGCGGTGTTCCGCAGGAACGCCGAGGCGGTCCGGGCGCTGCTCGACGCCGGCGCCGACCCCGAGCACGGCGACCCGTCGGCGGTCGAGACGGCGCGCTTCTTCGACCTTCCCGAGATGCTCACCCTCCTCGGCCGGAGCTGA
- a CDS encoding class I SAM-dependent methyltransferase, with protein MDTERDADELIAEGAAAPVEGWGFAWLAGRATEERPPWGYARLVAARMATVRAALDIDTGGGEVLAEVPAPPPLLVATEAWPPNVPVARRTLGRIGASVVQVADRPPLPFRDASFDLVVSRHPVDTWWDEIARVLRPGGGYLSQQIGAGTVRELSEAILGPLPPPASRHPEQAVAAAEAAGLTVVDLRTATLRTVFHDVGAVVWFLRKVIWTVPGFTVDRYRAELRRLHERIRAEGPFVAHAQRFLIEARRP; from the coding sequence GTGGACACGGAGCGGGATGCCGACGAGTTGATCGCCGAGGGCGCGGCGGCGCCGGTCGAGGGCTGGGGCTTCGCCTGGCTTGCCGGCCGGGCCACCGAGGAACGACCGCCCTGGGGCTACGCCCGCCTGGTGGCCGCCCGGATGGCCACCGTCCGCGCCGCGCTGGACATCGACACCGGCGGGGGAGAGGTGCTGGCCGAGGTCCCCGCCCCGCCGCCGCTGCTGGTCGCCACCGAGGCGTGGCCGCCCAACGTGCCGGTGGCGCGGCGGACGCTGGGCCGGATCGGCGCCTCCGTCGTCCAGGTGGCCGACCGGCCGCCGCTGCCGTTCCGCGACGCGTCGTTCGACCTGGTGGTCAGCCGGCACCCGGTGGACACCTGGTGGGACGAGATCGCCCGGGTGCTGCGCCCCGGCGGCGGCTACCTGTCCCAGCAGATCGGCGCCGGCACCGTCCGCGAGCTGAGTGAGGCCATCCTCGGACCGCTGCCGCCCCCGGCCAGCCGCCACCCGGAGCAGGCTGTCGCCGCCGCCGAGGCCGCCGGGCTGACCGTGGTGGACCTCCGCACGGCCACCCTCCGGACCGTCTTCCACGACGTCGGCGCGGTGGTCTGGTTCCTGCGCAAGGTGATCTGGACCGTGCCCGGCTTCACCGTCGACCGCTACCGGGCCGAGCTGCGCCGCCTGCACGAGCGCATCCGCGCCGAGGGCCCGTTCGTCGCCCACGCCCAACGCTTCCTCATCGAGGCCCGGCGACCCTGA
- a CDS encoding winged helix-turn-helix domain-containing protein → MSVVAITSRPARPGRPDRALPPRPRTAPTLTITLDLGAGPLTPGLARLVDLLDELAASGEGLLRPEEHRAARAVLDVRRAAAPPEPPAGAEEPGTVRILTGTRRVRHDGVEVTLTRIEYDLLLFLAEHPRRVFTRRQLLANVWGYEHAVARTVDVHVRRLRAKLGVDTPLVTTVYGVGYRLADEARIVVDGER, encoded by the coding sequence ATGTCCGTCGTCGCCATCACCTCCCGTCCCGCCCGGCCGGGCCGCCCCGACCGGGCCCTCCCGCCCCGGCCGCGTACCGCCCCGACCCTGACCATCACCCTCGACCTGGGCGCCGGCCCGCTGACACCCGGCCTGGCCCGGCTGGTCGACCTGCTGGACGAGCTCGCCGCCTCCGGCGAGGGCCTGCTCCGGCCCGAGGAGCACCGGGCCGCCCGCGCCGTGCTCGACGTGCGCCGCGCCGCCGCGCCGCCGGAGCCGCCCGCCGGGGCCGAGGAGCCCGGCACGGTACGCATCCTGACCGGCACCCGCCGGGTCCGCCACGACGGCGTCGAGGTGACCCTCACCCGGATCGAGTACGACCTGCTGCTCTTCCTCGCCGAACATCCCCGGCGGGTGTTCACCCGGCGGCAACTTCTCGCCAACGTCTGGGGCTACGAGCACGCCGTGGCCCGCACCGTGGACGTCCACGTGCGCCGGCTGCGGGCCAAGCTCGGCGTCGACACGCCGCTGGTGACCACCGTGTACGGCGTCGGCTACCGCCTCGCCGACGAGGCCCGCATCGTGGTGGACGGCGAGCGCTGA
- a CDS encoding GAF and ANTAR domain-containing protein, whose product MNLDTREPMIDTLGVLETAALLRELTAGLIAVAGFDEALDRLVRIARDAVPGVDCCGFTALRAGEPAGVAASDPARAELDDLRHGPDTPAMTAIRRREMITAADLAEESPWPAWAERARGLGVHGVISAPVDVDEQVIGAINLYAESAGALTPRHQLTAMLLAEHAGLLLAAARDRERQAARADQLDTTLLAEGVVGQAVGVIMTQRGCPAPEALDVLRSAASSLDIPLREVAERLVLTVSRPRDN is encoded by the coding sequence GTGAACCTCGACACGCGGGAGCCCATGATCGACACGCTCGGGGTTCTGGAGACCGCCGCGCTGCTGCGGGAGCTGACCGCCGGCCTGATCGCGGTCGCCGGCTTCGACGAGGCGCTGGACCGGCTGGTCCGGATCGCCCGGGACGCCGTACCCGGGGTGGACTGCTGCGGCTTCACGGCGCTGCGCGCCGGTGAGCCCGCCGGCGTGGCCGCCTCCGACCCCGCGCGGGCGGAGCTGGACGACCTGCGGCACGGCCCGGACACACCCGCCATGACCGCGATCCGGCGGCGCGAGATGATCACCGCCGCCGACCTGGCCGAGGAGTCGCCCTGGCCGGCCTGGGCCGAGCGGGCCCGCGGCCTCGGCGTGCACGGGGTGATCTCCGCGCCGGTGGACGTGGACGAGCAGGTCATCGGAGCGATAAACCTCTACGCCGAGTCGGCCGGCGCGCTGACCCCCCGGCACCAGCTCACCGCCATGCTGCTCGCCGAGCACGCCGGGCTGCTGCTCGCCGCCGCCCGCGACCGGGAGCGGCAGGCCGCCCGGGCCGATCAGCTCGACACCACGCTGCTGGCGGAGGGGGTCGTCGGGCAGGCCGTCGGCGTGATCATGACGCAGCGCGGCTGCCCCGCCCCGGAGGCGCTGGACGTGCTCCGCAGCGCCGCCTCCTCGTTGGACATACCGCTGCGCGAGGTGGCCGAGCGGCTCGTGCTCACCGTCTCCCGGCCCCGGGACAACTGA
- a CDS encoding DUF3500 domain-containing protein → MRAAAGALLAALDEPARQRARHDFDDEPARRWLEYRPRPRPGASLADLDVTARKAAHRLLATALSPAAYAQAMAVVALEEVLDRAEGWRRGRHSGDYWVAVFGDPARDDRWAWRFEGHHLSVSMTVVDDQVSPAPIFLGANPATVRHAGRPVSRPLGPEEDLARELLDALGPAGRTAAVVADEAPADIISATRPRAPGRLDPLGVPRDRLTPTGRALLDRLVALYLDRLPPELAAREAGRLAGGELHFAWAGPAGPGQRHYYRIQGDDLLIEYDNTTEDGNHAHTVLRRPASDFGADVLAAHHAAAH, encoded by the coding sequence ATGCGCGCGGCGGCCGGCGCGCTGCTGGCGGCGCTCGACGAGCCGGCCCGGCAGCGGGCCCGGCACGACTTCGACGACGAGCCGGCCCGCCGGTGGCTGGAGTACCGGCCCCGGCCCCGGCCCGGCGCCAGCCTCGCCGACCTGGACGTCACCGCCCGCAAGGCCGCCCACCGGCTGCTCGCCACCGCGCTCAGCCCCGCCGCGTACGCCCAGGCCATGGCCGTGGTGGCCCTCGAAGAGGTGCTCGACCGGGCGGAGGGCTGGCGGCGCGGCCGGCACAGCGGCGACTACTGGGTGGCCGTGTTCGGCGACCCGGCGCGCGACGACCGGTGGGCGTGGCGGTTCGAGGGACACCACCTGTCGGTGAGCATGACAGTGGTCGACGACCAGGTCTCCCCCGCCCCGATCTTCCTCGGCGCCAACCCGGCCACCGTCCGGCACGCCGGCCGGCCGGTCTCCCGGCCGCTCGGGCCGGAGGAGGACCTGGCGCGGGAGCTGCTCGACGCGCTCGGTCCCGCGGGTCGAACCGCCGCGGTCGTCGCCGACGAGGCGCCCGCCGACATCATCAGCGCCACCCGGCCCCGCGCACCCGGACGGCTCGACCCGCTCGGCGTGCCCCGGGACCGGCTCACCCCGACCGGCCGGGCGCTGCTGGACCGGCTCGTCGCGCTCTACCTGGACCGGCTACCGCCGGAGTTGGCCGCGCGGGAGGCGGGCCGGCTGGCGGGCGGCGAGCTGCATTTCGCCTGGGCCGGCCCGGCCGGGCCGGGTCAGCGGCACTACTACCGGATCCAGGGCGACGACCTGCTGATCGAGTACGACAACACCACCGAGGACGGCAACCACGCGCACACCGTGCTGCGCCGCCCGGCCAGCGACTTCGGCGCCGACGTGCTGGCCGCCCACCACGCCGCCGCGCACTGA
- a CDS encoding DUF2231 domain-containing protein, giving the protein MESRLQVQGHPIQPMLVTFPFGLFVSAAVFDLADVAGGPAFLGEVGYWTAVAALVAAALTAVAGMVDLWDVRAGRTRRTAVTFNLVNAAMAALFLLTCLMRAHAPQRGATGVEVATELLALAVGSVGVWLGARLMRQFDRGRAAEPTGFEALRDIPGATVEIIRPKA; this is encoded by the coding sequence ATGGAGAGCCGGCTGCAAGTGCAGGGCCATCCGATCCAACCGATGCTGGTGACGTTCCCCTTCGGACTCTTCGTCAGCGCCGCGGTCTTCGACCTGGCCGACGTGGCCGGCGGTCCGGCCTTCCTCGGCGAGGTGGGCTACTGGACGGCGGTCGCCGCCCTGGTCGCCGCCGCGCTGACGGCGGTCGCCGGGATGGTCGACCTGTGGGACGTGCGGGCCGGCCGCACCCGCCGCACCGCTGTCACGTTCAACCTGGTCAACGCCGCGATGGCGGCGCTGTTCCTGCTCACCTGCCTGATGCGGGCGCACGCGCCGCAACGGGGCGCGACCGGTGTCGAGGTGGCCACGGAACTGCTCGCGCTGGCCGTGGGTTCGGTGGGGGTGTGGCTGGGCGCCCGGCTGATGCGCCAGTTCGACCGGGGCCGCGCCGCCGAGCCGACCGGCTTCGAGGCGCTCCGGGACATCCCCGGCGCCACCGTGGAGATCATCCGCCCGAAGGCCTGA
- a CDS encoding uridine kinase encodes MRVRPITPELLRTELADRLAHAAVPGRLRVAVDGPPAAEPDALAAALVDPLRAAGRPVLHVRAADFLRPASIRLEHGRTNPDAYYEGWVDEAGLRREVLDPAGPDGSGRLLPSLWDAATDRASRAPYVDLPPGGVVLVSGALLLGGGLPFDVTVHLVLSPAALDRRTDPELRWTLPAFARYTDEVDPASFADVVVRADDPRHPALVERD; translated from the coding sequence ATGCGCGTCCGCCCCATCACGCCCGAGCTGCTCCGCACCGAGTTGGCCGACCGCCTCGCCCACGCCGCCGTGCCCGGCCGGCTGCGGGTGGCCGTGGACGGCCCGCCGGCCGCCGAGCCGGACGCCCTCGCCGCCGCCCTGGTCGACCCGCTGCGCGCCGCCGGCCGCCCCGTTCTGCACGTCCGGGCCGCCGACTTCCTCCGGCCGGCCTCGATCCGCCTCGAACACGGCCGGACCAACCCCGACGCGTACTACGAGGGCTGGGTCGACGAGGCCGGCCTGCGGCGGGAGGTGCTCGACCCGGCCGGCCCGGACGGGTCGGGGCGGCTGCTCCCGTCGCTGTGGGACGCGGCCACCGACCGGGCCAGCCGCGCCCCGTACGTCGACCTCCCGCCCGGCGGGGTGGTCCTGGTCAGCGGCGCGCTGCTGCTCGGCGGCGGCCTGCCGTTCGACGTCACCGTCCACCTGGTGCTCTCCCCGGCGGCCCTGGACCGGCGGACCGACCCGGAGCTGCGCTGGACCCTGCCGGCCTTCGCCCGGTACACCGACGAGGTCGACCCGGCCTCCTTCGCCGACGTGGTGGTCCGCGCCGACGACCCGCGGCACCCCGCCCTGGTCGAGCGCGACTGA
- a CDS encoding winged helix-turn-helix domain-containing protein has protein sequence MSVSPASSRAGWHTSQPAVPGRPPGGQRRPANTSAPVLTVTLNIPLACEESLTPAARRLLDAARELLERGDAVISTGAVPTERRPDPAPPGRSTGRPLAPTIPTLHILAASRSVLRDGEPLPLTRLEFDLLLHLVAHPRRVFTRLQLLNAVWGYEHAGVRTVDVHVRRLRGKVGVDVPLVTTVYGVGYRLADDARVTIDRTG, from the coding sequence ATGTCGGTCAGCCCCGCCTCGTCGCGCGCCGGATGGCATACGTCCCAACCCGCGGTTCCGGGTCGTCCCCCCGGCGGCCAGCGTCGCCCCGCCAACACCTCGGCCCCCGTGCTCACGGTGACCCTGAACATCCCGCTGGCCTGCGAGGAGTCGCTCACCCCGGCCGCCCGCCGGCTCCTGGACGCGGCTCGTGAGCTGCTCGAACGCGGCGACGCCGTGATCAGCACCGGCGCCGTCCCGACGGAGCGCCGCCCCGACCCCGCGCCGCCCGGCCGCTCCACGGGGCGCCCGCTCGCGCCGACGATCCCCACCCTGCACATCCTGGCCGCGTCCCGGTCCGTGCTCCGCGACGGCGAGCCGCTGCCGCTGACCCGGCTGGAGTTCGACCTGCTGCTGCACCTCGTCGCCCACCCCCGCCGGGTGTTCACCCGATTGCAACTTCTCAATGCCGTCTGGGGCTACGAGCACGCCGGCGTCCGCACCGTCGACGTGCACGTGCGCCGGCTGCGCGGCAAGGTCGGGGTGGACGTCCCGCTGGTCACCACGGTCTACGGGGTCGGCTACCGGCTGGCCGACGACGCGCGGGTGACCATCGACCGCACCGGCTGA
- the secA2 gene encoding accessory Sec system translocase SecA2, which produces MGVSQRLKSRFRRFLERPGTTVDLAPLEKLLPAIEGREGELEKLSDAELTEAAGQATGYEEICAIGREAARRGLDQRPYDVQLLGAMALLSGKVAEMATGEGKTLTATIAAYGHVRLGNGPVHVLTVNDYLARRDAEWMGPVYTLLGLTVGWVNEASTPEERRAAYACDVTYVSVSEAGFDFLRDQLVTDLADRVQPTLKTAIVDEADSILIDEARVPMVLAGAVPGEQDPVHAAAALVRGLRKGKHYTIAEDGRSVAFTSAGLATVEAKLGGIDLYDEEHVAQLSAVNVALHAHALLHRDVDYIVREKSVELIDEMRGRVAQRRRWPDGLQAAVEAKEGLDATAEGEVLGTITVQAYIALYPTVCGMTATAVLVGDQLREFFGLEVAVIPPNTPCIREDEPDRIYATRAEKEEALIDEIRRCHEAGRPVLVGTLDVKESEGLAAGLHAAGVPCVVLNAKNDDEEAGIIAEAGAYGAVTVSTQMAGRGVDIRLGGSDQSDRERVAELGGLYVIGSGRHDSRRVDDQLRGRAGRQGDPGGSVFLVSLEDDLVVRHAGDTVPPSPRMNADGLVTDPQVDYAVEHAQRVAEGVNHEIHRNTWRYSQVIEQQRKALAERRERLLTSDVAALMLLERVPEKAGEMDEDLLAEVARTIALYHLDRLWADHLAELSEVREGVHLRALGRLDPLDEFHRSAVPAFNELIPEIETRTIATFEETEFDDGWEPDSAKLVRPTATWTYLVHDNPFGSELDRLIASVGRRLIGSR; this is translated from the coding sequence ATGGGTGTGTCGCAACGTCTGAAGAGCAGGTTCCGGCGGTTCCTCGAGCGCCCGGGGACGACTGTCGACCTGGCCCCGCTGGAGAAGCTGCTGCCGGCGATCGAGGGCCGCGAGGGGGAGCTGGAGAAGCTCTCCGACGCGGAGCTGACCGAGGCGGCCGGGCAGGCCACGGGCTACGAGGAGATCTGCGCGATCGGCCGCGAGGCGGCCCGCCGCGGCCTCGACCAGCGGCCGTACGACGTCCAGCTGCTCGGCGCCATGGCGCTGCTCTCCGGCAAGGTCGCCGAGATGGCCACCGGCGAGGGCAAGACGCTCACCGCGACCATCGCCGCGTACGGGCACGTCCGGCTGGGCAACGGCCCGGTGCACGTGCTCACCGTCAACGACTACCTGGCCCGCCGCGACGCCGAGTGGATGGGCCCGGTCTACACCCTGCTGGGCCTCACGGTCGGCTGGGTCAACGAGGCGTCCACCCCCGAGGAGCGGCGTGCCGCGTACGCGTGCGACGTCACCTACGTGTCGGTCAGCGAGGCCGGCTTCGACTTCCTCCGCGACCAGCTCGTCACCGACCTGGCCGACCGGGTCCAGCCGACGCTGAAGACCGCGATCGTCGACGAGGCCGACTCCATCCTCATCGACGAGGCCCGCGTGCCGATGGTCCTGGCCGGCGCGGTTCCCGGCGAGCAGGACCCGGTGCACGCCGCCGCCGCGCTGGTCCGGGGCCTGCGCAAGGGCAAGCACTACACGATCGCCGAGGACGGCCGCAGCGTCGCCTTCACCTCGGCGGGCCTGGCCACCGTCGAGGCGAAGCTCGGCGGCATCGACCTCTACGACGAGGAGCACGTCGCGCAGCTCTCCGCGGTCAACGTGGCGCTGCACGCGCACGCGCTGCTGCACCGCGACGTCGACTACATCGTCCGCGAGAAGTCGGTCGAGCTGATCGACGAGATGCGCGGCCGGGTGGCCCAGCGCCGCCGCTGGCCGGACGGGCTCCAGGCGGCGGTCGAGGCCAAGGAGGGCCTGGACGCCACGGCCGAGGGTGAGGTGCTCGGCACCATCACCGTCCAGGCCTACATCGCGCTCTACCCCACGGTCTGCGGGATGACCGCGACCGCGGTCCTCGTCGGCGACCAGCTCCGCGAGTTCTTCGGCCTCGAGGTGGCGGTGATCCCGCCGAACACCCCGTGCATCCGGGAGGACGAGCCGGACCGGATCTACGCCACCCGGGCCGAGAAGGAGGAGGCGCTGATCGACGAGATCCGGCGCTGCCACGAGGCCGGCCGCCCGGTGCTGGTCGGCACCCTCGACGTCAAGGAGTCCGAGGGCCTCGCGGCGGGCCTGCACGCCGCCGGGGTGCCCTGTGTCGTCCTCAACGCCAAGAACGACGACGAGGAGGCGGGGATCATCGCCGAGGCCGGCGCGTACGGCGCGGTGACGGTCTCCACCCAGATGGCTGGCCGGGGCGTCGACATCCGGCTCGGCGGCAGCGACCAGTCCGACCGCGAGCGGGTGGCGGAGCTGGGCGGTCTCTACGTGATCGGCAGCGGCCGGCACGACAGCCGCCGGGTCGACGACCAGCTCCGCGGTCGGGCCGGCCGGCAGGGCGACCCGGGTGGCTCGGTCTTCCTCGTCAGCCTGGAGGACGACCTGGTCGTCCGGCACGCCGGCGACACCGTCCCGCCGTCCCCGCGGATGAACGCCGACGGCCTGGTCACCGACCCGCAGGTCGACTACGCGGTCGAGCACGCCCAGCGGGTCGCCGAGGGTGTCAACCACGAGATCCACCGCAACACCTGGCGCTACAGCCAGGTGATCGAGCAGCAGCGCAAGGCGCTCGCCGAGCGCCGGGAGCGGCTGCTCACCAGCGACGTCGCCGCCCTGATGCTGCTGGAGCGGGTGCCGGAGAAGGCCGGCGAGATGGACGAGGACCTGCTCGCCGAGGTGGCCCGCACGATCGCCCTCTACCACCTGGACCGCCTCTGGGCCGACCACCTGGCCGAGCTCTCCGAGGTGCGCGAGGGCGTGCACCTGCGGGCGCTGGGCCGGCTCGACCCGCTGGACGAGTTCCACCGCAGCGCGGTGCCGGCGTTCAACGAGCTGATCCCCGAGATCGAGACGCGGACCATCGCCACCTTCGAGGAGACCGAGTTCGACGACGGGTGGGAGCCGGACTCCGCCAAGCTGGTGCGGCCGACCGCCACGTGGACCTACCTGGTCCACGACAACCCGTTCGGCTCCGAGCTGGACCGGCTGATCGCCTCGGTGGGGCGGCGGCTCATCGGCTCCCGCTGA
- a CDS encoding rhodanese-like domain-containing protein has translation MAQPPTRTESCPVPPPGSRSIDEILAAARARLRRLDPERAHLAVRGGALLVDIRPAGQRAAHGTVPGALAVERNVLEWRFDPRCAARLPQAVDYDVPVIVLCQEGYTSSLAAAALQDLGLHRATDVAGGFAAWRIAGLPTLGPTPPLRPSSTAPPVTAGRAPR, from the coding sequence ATGGCGCAGCCCCCCACCCGCACCGAGAGCTGTCCGGTCCCGCCACCCGGCTCGCGGAGCATCGACGAGATCCTCGCCGCCGCCCGCGCCCGGCTGCGCCGGCTCGACCCCGAGCGGGCCCACCTGGCGGTCCGGGGCGGGGCACTGCTCGTGGACATCCGGCCGGCCGGCCAGCGCGCCGCGCACGGCACCGTCCCGGGCGCCCTCGCTGTCGAGCGCAACGTCCTGGAGTGGCGCTTCGACCCGCGCTGCGCGGCGCGCCTGCCGCAGGCCGTCGACTACGACGTGCCGGTGATCGTCCTCTGCCAGGAGGGCTACACGTCCTCCCTGGCCGCCGCCGCGCTCCAGGACCTCGGCCTGCACCGGGCCACCGACGTGGCCGGCGGCTTCGCCGCCTGGCGCATCGCCGGCCTGCCCACGCTCGGCCCCACCCCGCCGCTCCGACCCTCGTCCACCGCGCCCCCGGTCACCGCCGGCCGGGCGCCCCGCTGA
- a CDS encoding TraR/DksA family transcriptional regulator yields MLVHDTTATGRSQAEVDQIRQSLTSRYDELTAEYEQAVLQSQVLRLVEVGDTAGDDQADSGTKTAERDTAQSLLRTILDRRAQFEHALTRLDEGTYGFCEGCSAPIPVERLEIFPSATSCVTCKQTRERRAA; encoded by the coding sequence ATGCTCGTCCACGACACGACAGCCACGGGCCGCTCCCAGGCGGAGGTCGACCAGATCCGGCAGTCCCTGACGTCGCGGTACGACGAGCTGACCGCGGAGTACGAGCAGGCCGTGCTGCAGAGCCAGGTGCTCCGGCTCGTCGAGGTCGGCGACACCGCCGGCGACGACCAGGCCGACAGCGGCACCAAGACCGCCGAGCGGGACACCGCACAGTCCCTGCTGCGCACCATCCTGGACCGGCGCGCCCAGTTCGAGCACGCGCTCACCCGGCTCGATGAGGGCACCTACGGCTTCTGCGAGGGCTGCTCCGCGCCGATCCCCGTGGAGCGGCTGGAGATCTTCCCGTCCGCCACCTCCTGTGTGACCTGCAAGCAGACCCGGGAGCGGCGGGCGGCCTGA
- a CDS encoding signal peptidase I — MDDRVYVGNAAVDGATDAGWLLGHFKPLGDVRHSTEVEVKWGVHPAGETRSQWATGERRTALLVLISGAFRIELRDRTVVLRAPGDYVVWGRGVDHSWYAERESVVLTVRWPSVPGYRVDPPVLR, encoded by the coding sequence ATGGACGATCGGGTGTACGTCGGCAACGCGGCGGTGGACGGGGCGACCGACGCGGGCTGGCTGCTGGGCCACTTCAAGCCGCTCGGCGACGTCCGGCACAGCACCGAGGTCGAGGTGAAGTGGGGCGTGCACCCGGCGGGGGAGACCCGTTCCCAGTGGGCCACCGGCGAGCGGCGTACCGCCCTGCTGGTGCTGATCAGCGGCGCGTTCCGGATCGAGCTGCGGGACCGCACCGTGGTGCTGCGCGCCCCCGGCGACTACGTGGTCTGGGGCCGGGGCGTGGACCACTCCTGGTACGCGGAGCGCGAGTCGGTGGTGCTCACCGTGCGCTGGCCGTCGGTGCCCGGCTACCGGGTGGACCCGCCCGTCCTGCGCTGA